Proteins encoded together in one Mus pahari chromosome 9, PAHARI_EIJ_v1.1, whole genome shotgun sequence window:
- the LOC110326381 gene encoding lys-63-specific deubiquitinase BRCC36-like, with amino-acid sequence MAVQMMERVQAVHLESDAFLVCLDHALSTEKEEVMGLCIGQLNDHGRNDSGLAYAGAEMCTAVEKMEAARIVHIHSVIILRRSDKTKDRVEISPEQLSAASIEAERLAEQTGRPMRVVGWYHSHPHITVWPSHVDVRTQAMYQMMDQSFVGLIFACFIEDKPTKIGRVLYTCFQSVQASKSSEYERLEIPIHIVPRTTIGMVCLRSAVELPGILCQEEHEAYRRIHGLTHLDSVTKIHNGSVFTKHLCSQMSAVCGPLLQWLEDRLEQNQQRLQELEQEKEDLMEELSSLE; translated from the coding sequence ATGGCGGTGCAGATGATGGAGAGAGTGCAGGCCGTTCACCTTGAATCTGACGCTTTCCTGGTTTGTCTCGATCACGCTCTgagcacagagaaggaggaggtgatGGGTCTGTGTATAGGGCAGTTGAATGATCACGGGAGGAATGACTCCGGGCTTGCATATGCTGGAGCTGAAATGTGCACGGCTGTGGAAAAGATGGAGGCGGCCAGAATTGTTCACATTCATTCTGTTATCATCTTGCGACGTTCTGACAAGACAAAGGACCGGGTAGAAATATCTCCGGAGCAACTATCTGCAGCCTCGATCGAGGCAGAAAGGTTAGCGGAGCAAACAGGTCGTCCCATGAGAGTTGTGGGCTGGTACCATTCCCACCCTCATATCACCGTTTGGCCTTCTCATGTCGACGTCCGTACACAAGCCATGTACCAGATGATGGATCAGAGCTTTGTAGGACTGATCTTTGCTTGTTTCATAGAGGACAAACCCACAAAGATTGGCCGTGTGCTCTATACTTGCTTCCAGTCTGTACAAGCATCGAAGAGTTCAGAATATGAGAGACTTGAAATCCCAATCCATATTGTACCCCGTACCACCATCGGGATGGTATGCCTCAGGTCAGCCGTAGAGCTGCCGGGGATCCTATGTCAGGAAGAACACGAGGCCTATAGGAGGATTCACGGCCTTACACATCTGGACTCAGTAACCAAGATCCATAATGGCTCTGTCTTCACCAAGCATCTTTGCAGTCAGATGTCCGCGGTCTGTGGGCCTCTCCTACAGTGGTTAGAGGACAGACTAGAGCAAAACCAGCAGCGTTTGCAGGAGTTggaacaagaaaaggaagaccTTATGGAAGAGCTGTCTTCCCTAGAAtaa